One segment of Luteolibacter arcticus DNA contains the following:
- a CDS encoding YheT family hydrolase translates to MPVVSSSYRAPAWLRGGHLQTIVPALIRRVPRVTTRRERIELSDGDFLDLDWATSGSDRLVILSHGLEADSNATYIQGMAGALQRRGWDVLAWNYRGCGGESNRLLKFYHSGASDDLDHVVRHALAVHPAAQVDLVGFSLGGNMTLKYLGEREPLPRLHRAVAFSVPCDLACSSARLSLPINRYFYMRRFLVSLRKKLAEKQPRFPDEIDLRGAWRIRDFRGFDDRFTAPLHGFKDAADYWDRSSSKPFLKRISIPALLVNAANDPFLGPGCFPREEAEASRQFHLEVPDDGGHCGFSNGGRESWAETRAAEFLAGEALPNPPDQ, encoded by the coding sequence GTGCCCGTCGTTTCGTCCAGCTATCGCGCTCCGGCTTGGCTCCGTGGCGGGCATTTGCAGACGATCGTGCCCGCCTTGATCCGGCGCGTGCCGCGGGTGACCACGCGGCGGGAACGGATCGAGCTTTCCGATGGCGACTTCTTGGATCTCGATTGGGCGACGAGCGGGAGTGACCGGCTGGTGATTCTATCCCACGGGCTGGAGGCGGACTCAAATGCCACCTACATCCAAGGGATGGCCGGGGCCTTGCAGCGCCGCGGTTGGGACGTGCTGGCGTGGAACTATCGCGGCTGCGGTGGAGAGTCGAACCGGCTGCTGAAGTTCTATCACAGCGGTGCCTCGGATGATCTCGATCACGTCGTGCGTCATGCGCTCGCGGTGCATCCGGCGGCGCAGGTCGATCTGGTGGGCTTCAGTCTTGGAGGGAATATGACGCTCAAGTATCTCGGCGAGCGCGAGCCCTTGCCCCGGTTGCATCGAGCGGTCGCCTTCTCGGTGCCGTGCGATCTTGCGTGTTCGTCGGCCCGGCTGTCCTTGCCAATCAACCGCTACTTCTACATGCGGCGCTTCCTGGTTTCGCTGAGGAAGAAGCTCGCGGAGAAGCAGCCGCGGTTCCCCGACGAGATCGACCTTCGCGGTGCCTGGAGGATCCGCGATTTCCGGGGCTTTGACGATCGCTTCACCGCGCCGCTCCACGGCTTCAAGGATGCGGCTGATTACTGGGATCGTAGTAGTTCGAAGCCTTTCCTCAAACGCATCTCCATTCCTGCCTTGCTGGTGAATGCGGCGAACGATCCCTTCCTCGGTCCCGGCTGTTTTCCGCGGGAGGAGGCGGAGGCGAGCCGGCAATTCCATCTCGAGGTGCCGGATGATGGCGGGCACTGCGGTTTTTCGAATGGCGGCCGGGAGAGCTGGGCCGAAACCCGTGCGGCGGAGTTTCTCGCAGGCGAGGCTTTGCCAAATCCACCGGACCAGTGA
- a CDS encoding tetratricopeptide repeat protein gives MTDDVDAVCRRAMGFLELGLPEDALAELDELKVAHSAALHLRVDVLFRLKDWSAAAAICLPMTEHEPSDPGWWIQAAYAQRRARSIEEAEMVLLAALTRHPANGGILYNLACYACVQGRPDQARDYFRRAAVTDPDPMLAMGIGDPDLEEIRPWLLELQADHRSRTTSS, from the coding sequence GTGACCGACGACGTTGATGCCGTTTGCCGCCGCGCCATGGGCTTTCTGGAGCTCGGCCTGCCTGAGGATGCCCTGGCGGAGCTGGATGAATTGAAGGTCGCCCATTCGGCCGCGCTGCACTTGCGGGTCGATGTCCTGTTCCGGTTGAAGGATTGGTCCGCCGCCGCGGCGATCTGCCTGCCGATGACGGAGCACGAGCCGTCCGATCCCGGCTGGTGGATCCAGGCCGCCTATGCCCAGCGGCGCGCGCGCTCGATCGAGGAAGCGGAGATGGTTTTGCTCGCCGCCCTGACCCGCCATCCGGCGAACGGGGGGATCCTCTACAACCTCGCATGCTATGCTTGCGTGCAGGGCCGGCCCGATCAGGCGCGCGACTATTTCCGCCGCGCCGCAGTCACCGACCCCGACCCGATGCTCGCCATGGGTATCGGCGATCCCGATCTTGAGGAAATCCGTCCGTGGTTGCTCGAACTGCAAGCCGACCACCGCAGCCGCACGACTTCGTCATGA
- a CDS encoding DUF6157 family protein, which translates to MSFRDTFVRIAADCPGSAGVEPPRRGGKKPVHLIQLELLRAAPHHFTHQSLVVESELLREPPTGESRNQIVVRICSKPLPCLRCSPLAKRYGWGFHFDGEGKIAVHAAGSASYEKLAADPKLDQVSAMRSKRA; encoded by the coding sequence ATGAGCTTTCGCGACACGTTTGTCCGCATCGCCGCCGACTGCCCGGGAAGTGCGGGCGTCGAGCCACCGCGCCGTGGGGGAAAGAAGCCGGTGCATCTCATCCAGCTCGAATTGCTGAGGGCGGCACCGCATCACTTCACGCACCAGTCGCTGGTGGTCGAGAGCGAGCTGCTCCGCGAGCCTCCGACCGGGGAAAGCCGCAACCAGATCGTCGTGCGGATCTGCTCCAAGCCACTGCCCTGCCTGCGCTGCTCACCGCTGGCGAAGCGATACGGCTGGGGCTTTCACTTCGATGGCGAGGGCAAGATCGCGGTCCACGCCGCAGGCTCGGCATCCTACGAAAAGCTCGCCGCCGATCCGAAGCTCGATCAGGTTTCAGCGATGCGTAGCAAGCGCGCCTGA
- a CDS encoding VOC family protein has product MNRLTVVTLGVDDLETSAGFYLQVFDTPPNRDHEDVCFFPLPGCWISLFPLAHLAEDISPSVPKSRGGFSGVTFAHNVKTRDEVVTVIERARAAGAVVVKEPQDTFWGGFSGYFADPDGYHWEVVWGPMFDFTEDGALLFKQG; this is encoded by the coding sequence ATGAATCGCCTCACCGTTGTCACCCTTGGCGTCGACGATCTCGAAACGTCCGCGGGATTTTACTTACAGGTTTTCGATACGCCGCCGAACCGTGATCACGAGGACGTCTGCTTTTTTCCGCTGCCCGGCTGTTGGATCTCGCTCTTTCCACTGGCGCACCTGGCCGAGGACATTTCGCCGTCAGTGCCGAAGAGCCGCGGCGGCTTCAGTGGCGTGACCTTCGCGCACAACGTGAAGACCCGGGATGAAGTCGTCACCGTGATCGAACGGGCGCGGGCCGCCGGGGCGGTCGTCGTGAAGGAGCCACAGGACACGTTCTGGGGCGGCTTCAGCGGCTACTTCGCCGATCCGGATGGCTATCACTGGGAAGTCGTCTGGGGGCCAATGTTCGACTTCACCGAAGACGGCGCGCTGCTTTTCAAGCAGGGCTGA
- a CDS encoding RrF2 family transcriptional regulator translates to MGSTGRSFAAMHGRDEITMLGYGKMSGCGVAAMSALAECHGEGVQLSSQQIAESRNLSQPLVAKVLTVLSQAGLVHGTRGPGGGYRLARHPSKITLFDVVDLFEGHRDPSACPFGPGWCGTGAPCPLHHLLADMSESAASHLKKANFGSFVGHGKPAEKP, encoded by the coding sequence ATGGGATCGACCGGCCGCAGCTTTGCGGCCATGCATGGTCGGGACGAGATCACGATGCTTGGCTATGGGAAAATGAGTGGCTGCGGCGTGGCGGCGATGAGCGCGCTGGCGGAATGCCATGGCGAGGGCGTCCAGCTCAGTTCGCAGCAGATCGCCGAATCGCGGAACCTGTCGCAGCCGCTGGTGGCGAAGGTGCTGACGGTGCTTTCGCAAGCCGGTCTCGTCCACGGCACGCGTGGTCCTGGCGGGGGCTACCGGTTGGCGCGGCATCCGTCGAAGATCACGTTGTTTGACGTGGTGGATCTCTTCGAGGGCCACCGCGATCCCAGCGCCTGTCCCTTCGGTCCCGGCTGGTGTGGGACCGGCGCTCCTTGTCCGCTGCATCACCTGCTGGCCGACATGAGCGAGTCGGCGGCGAGCCACCTCAAGAAGGCGAATTTCGGGTCATTCGTGGGGCACGGGAAGCCGGCGGAAAAGCCGTAG
- a CDS encoding UPF0158 family protein: MDPIPVHLEELGNALYDGGGIAEHRWYLDLRNGELIPVSEYADLPEEYEDIGEQPEVFLYIEPRSSREGFQVMEDYVDTLPEGEARRALARALRLPKPFRSFKDTLFDFPEQREAWFAFQNQHQREAAIQFLEANKVPWVEATWPKEP, from the coding sequence ATGGATCCGATCCCAGTTCACCTCGAAGAACTAGGCAATGCCCTCTACGATGGCGGCGGAATTGCCGAGCACCGTTGGTATTTGGACCTGCGGAATGGCGAACTCATTCCCGTTTCCGAATACGCCGACCTCCCGGAGGAATATGAAGATATCGGGGAACAGCCGGAAGTCTTCCTCTACATCGAGCCACGTTCGTCACGCGAAGGCTTTCAGGTCATGGAAGACTATGTGGACACCCTGCCCGAGGGCGAGGCCCGCCGCGCTCTTGCCCGGGCGCTGCGGCTGCCCAAGCCCTTCCGCTCGTTCAAGGACACCCTGTTCGATTTCCCCGAGCAACGCGAGGCGTGGTTTGCCTTTCAAAACCAGCACCAGCGCGAGGCGGCGATCCAATTCCTCGAAGCGAACAAGGTGCCATGGGTGGAAGCGACGTGGCCAAAGGAACCATGA
- a CDS encoding PQQ-dependent sugar dehydrogenase, with product MAWCLACLAFEPLIARTANGLLNVPATPPPTTVQVVDAFPGVTFNRALVFASPPGDEKRLFVGEIGGKIKVIPDVTAAAPTASVAIDLAAAITTPARTPAESWDLGPNLECGLLGFAFHPDYAANGYLFVFYSAAKASDPGVWYQRLSRFTVPPGEREQAAPLVDPGSELILLEQRDRGPNHNGGDVHFGPDGYLYLSVGDEDNPSDHFNNSQRIDMNFFGAMLRIDVDKKTGNLEPNAHTNPAASVEGFSAVDGIPRDESPTGSGVFKARYSIPIDNPYVPSSEEGTWDGTLNGAAIAPESLPYVRSEFWAIGLRSPWRFHIDQSNGEIMLGDVGQSMAWPAAPHAAEELNIIKRGGNFGWPYREGTFPGPKTAPPGFTSLDPFYQLDHNIDGDPNYRARCFIGGVIYRGSRFASLTGSYVFGDFISGNIWALTRPGGVPAVQRIAGLGQVVTFGTDPSNGDVLLTDYSGTRIRRLVTATPGSAFPNTLGATGLFTDLATLTPAPAVVPYSVNLSFWSDHAVKRRWFSIPDGTSRMTWSREDAWTFPAGQIWVKHFDLETERGNPESPKKRIETRVLVKNPEGIYGVSYRWNAAGTQATLAADGGETFAVEVIKDGAPYSQTWNIPSRAQCNICHTPEAGYALSFNTLQLNLEGTIEGFTGNQLDFLESQGYLTNSPDSPNVLPRHLRPEEEEHPIEARVRSYLAVNCGYCHAGAAGTAPTAWDGRHGPILDQTGLIRGEATSAQAPYKLVLPGDPAHSLVLRRMAGTGGFSRMPPLATSEPDAVNIELMTEWINLSLPDRKSYAEWRLEVFGSATSPEGEPGADADDDGQLNHAEFLAGSQALDPGSFLVPVLSLSEGAVLLDAVIPANRSVQVERSTNLLDWSLWDVPGNHGLAHPGGPAAFTGPMSGGGEFFRIRLRER from the coding sequence ATGGCATGGTGTCTGGCTTGCCTTGCCTTCGAGCCACTCATCGCGCGCACGGCCAATGGGCTTCTGAATGTGCCGGCGACTCCGCCGCCCACGACGGTGCAGGTGGTCGATGCGTTTCCCGGTGTGACCTTTAACCGGGCCCTCGTTTTCGCCAGTCCGCCCGGGGATGAGAAACGGCTCTTCGTCGGTGAGATCGGTGGCAAGATCAAGGTGATCCCCGATGTTACGGCCGCCGCTCCGACGGCTTCGGTGGCGATCGATCTGGCGGCGGCCATCACCACGCCGGCGCGCACTCCGGCCGAGTCATGGGACCTCGGGCCGAACCTGGAATGTGGCCTGTTGGGATTTGCCTTCCACCCGGACTATGCCGCCAATGGGTATCTCTTTGTCTTCTACTCGGCGGCGAAGGCCAGCGATCCCGGGGTCTGGTATCAACGCCTGTCGCGGTTCACCGTGCCACCCGGGGAGCGGGAGCAGGCGGCTCCGCTGGTAGATCCGGGTTCGGAGTTGATCCTGCTGGAGCAAAGGGACCGCGGCCCCAACCACAATGGCGGCGACGTGCATTTCGGGCCGGATGGATACCTTTACCTGTCGGTGGGTGACGAGGATAACCCGAGCGATCACTTCAACAACTCACAGCGGATCGACATGAATTTCTTCGGCGCGATGCTGCGGATCGACGTCGATAAGAAAACCGGAAACCTGGAGCCGAACGCGCATACGAATCCCGCGGCTTCGGTCGAGGGCTTCAGCGCGGTGGATGGCATTCCGCGGGACGAGTCGCCGACAGGGTCGGGGGTCTTCAAGGCTCGCTACAGTATCCCGATCGACAATCCTTACGTGCCGAGCAGTGAGGAGGGGACTTGGGACGGCACATTGAATGGGGCCGCGATTGCCCCGGAAAGCCTTCCCTATGTTAGATCGGAATTTTGGGCGATCGGCTTGCGGAGTCCGTGGCGTTTCCACATCGATCAGAGCAACGGGGAGATCATGCTCGGGGATGTCGGGCAGAGCATGGCTTGGCCGGCTGCACCCCATGCCGCCGAGGAACTGAATATCATTAAGCGTGGCGGGAACTTCGGGTGGCCCTACCGCGAAGGCACGTTTCCGGGGCCGAAAACCGCGCCTCCGGGATTCACTTCGCTCGATCCTTTCTATCAGCTCGATCACAATATTGATGGCGACCCCAACTACCGGGCCCGGTGTTTCATCGGCGGGGTGATTTACCGCGGCAGTCGTTTTGCGAGCCTGACGGGTTCCTACGTTTTCGGCGACTTCATCTCGGGGAACATCTGGGCTCTCACTCGGCCGGGTGGAGTGCCTGCGGTCCAACGGATCGCGGGGCTCGGGCAAGTGGTCACCTTCGGCACCGACCCATCGAATGGCGACGTCTTGCTCACCGACTACAGCGGCACCCGGATCAGGCGGCTCGTGACCGCCACCCCGGGGTCCGCGTTTCCTAACACTCTCGGTGCGACCGGCCTGTTCACCGATCTGGCCACGCTCACCCCGGCCCCTGCGGTGGTGCCCTATTCCGTCAATCTGTCATTCTGGAGCGATCATGCGGTGAAGCGCCGATGGTTCTCCATTCCCGACGGGACGAGCCGCATGACGTGGTCACGCGAGGATGCATGGACTTTTCCGGCCGGGCAGATCTGGGTGAAGCACTTCGACTTGGAGACGGAGCGGGGCAATCCGGAGTCGCCGAAGAAGCGGATCGAGACCCGCGTGCTGGTGAAAAACCCGGAGGGGATCTACGGCGTCAGCTACCGGTGGAATGCTGCCGGAACCCAGGCCACCCTCGCGGCAGATGGAGGCGAGACCTTCGCCGTGGAGGTCATCAAGGATGGCGCGCCGTATTCGCAGACCTGGAACATCCCGAGCCGCGCCCAGTGCAATATCTGCCATACACCGGAGGCCGGATACGCGCTTTCGTTCAATACGCTGCAGCTTAACTTGGAGGGCACGATCGAGGGGTTCACCGGCAACCAGCTCGATTTCCTGGAGAGCCAAGGCTATCTCACGAACTCACCGGACTCGCCGAATGTCTTGCCGAGACATCTGCGGCCGGAAGAGGAGGAGCACCCGATCGAAGCGAGGGTTCGCTCCTACCTGGCGGTGAATTGCGGGTATTGCCACGCCGGGGCAGCGGGCACGGCTCCCACTGCTTGGGATGGGCGACATGGGCCGATCCTTGATCAGACCGGGCTCATCCGTGGCGAGGCGACGTCCGCGCAGGCTCCCTACAAGCTGGTGCTTCCCGGCGATCCGGCGCACTCGCTTGTCCTGCGGCGGATGGCGGGAACGGGCGGCTTCAGTCGGATGCCGCCCTTGGCCACCTCGGAGCCGGATGCGGTCAACATTGAGTTGATGACCGAGTGGATCAACCTGTCGCTGCCGGATCGCAAGTCGTATGCCGAGTGGCGCTTGGAGGTCTTCGGTTCCGCCACCTCTCCGGAAGGTGAGCCCGGAGCCGATGCGGACGATGACGGGCAGTTGAATCACGCGGAGTTCCTTGCCGGGTCGCAAGCGCTGGATCCCGGCAGTTTTCTGGTTCCGGTCCTGTCGCTGTCCGAGGGGGCGGTGCTGCTTGACGCGGTGATTCCGGCGAACCGCTCCGTCCAGGTCGAGCGATCCACGAACTTGCTGGATTGGTCGCTGTGGGATGTCCCCGGCAATCACGGGCTCGCGCATCCTGGTGGCCCTGCCGCCTTCACGGGGCCGATGAGCGGTGGGGGTGAGTTCTTTCGAATCAGGCTCCGGGAGCGTTGA
- a CDS encoding L,D-transpeptidase family protein, producing the protein MSSACRLLPIIASLLISVVHGLAEEPVIPAEESAAPPQPVPAHLELAKKLFDPGLADGFDFPAGGPEGKAPYTAKATRRKYAGWKVTGKPGEADADTGQPHTGEAWNGSGGGTTDAGQPIFAIAAGVVREVKETPRGPAVTIEHRFVENGALRTVWSTSAGLADVTLKAGDPVKRRQPLGTIANRGAGTTTQLYLEIRTQWPPPAEAGPAAGCEPPSAFIRAHRTLTVPAKEKSLIIASKKDYRLLYCRDGKVVEDLPIALSQKPLGPKTEDGDNRTPEGEYRIIQKAVGPFDGEWGKFLGSRWMRINYPNAHDARTALDAGRINKGKCEAILAANAAGKMPLANSELGGGVGIHGWVSDWPDGPQNLTWGCLSLREADLKKLYSLVAKGTVVIISP; encoded by the coding sequence GTGTCCTCTGCCTGCCGCCTGCTGCCAATCATCGCCTCCCTCCTGATCTCGGTCGTTCACGGCCTCGCGGAAGAACCTGTCATCCCCGCGGAGGAATCCGCTGCTCCCCCGCAGCCGGTGCCCGCCCATCTGGAACTGGCGAAGAAGCTCTTCGATCCCGGCCTCGCAGACGGCTTCGACTTCCCGGCCGGCGGCCCCGAAGGAAAAGCCCCCTACACCGCCAAGGCCACCCGGCGAAAATACGCCGGCTGGAAGGTCACCGGCAAACCCGGCGAAGCCGACGCCGACACCGGCCAGCCTCACACCGGCGAGGCGTGGAATGGCTCCGGCGGTGGAACCACGGATGCCGGACAGCCCATCTTTGCCATCGCCGCCGGAGTGGTCAGGGAAGTCAAGGAGACCCCCCGCGGCCCGGCGGTCACCATCGAACACCGCTTTGTGGAAAACGGCGCACTGCGCACCGTCTGGTCCACCTCGGCGGGATTGGCCGACGTCACCCTGAAAGCAGGCGATCCGGTGAAGCGCCGTCAGCCGTTAGGCACCATCGCCAATCGCGGTGCCGGCACCACGACGCAGTTGTATCTGGAGATCCGCACCCAATGGCCACCACCAGCGGAAGCCGGCCCCGCAGCCGGATGTGAGCCACCCTCCGCATTCATCCGCGCGCACCGCACCCTCACCGTCCCCGCCAAGGAAAAGAGCCTCATCATCGCCTCCAAGAAAGACTACCGCCTGCTTTACTGCCGTGACGGGAAAGTCGTGGAAGACCTGCCCATCGCGCTGAGCCAGAAACCGCTCGGACCAAAAACCGAAGACGGCGACAACCGTACGCCGGAAGGCGAATACCGCATCATTCAAAAAGCGGTGGGGCCATTCGATGGGGAGTGGGGAAAATTCCTCGGCTCGCGGTGGATGCGGATCAACTACCCCAACGCCCACGATGCCCGCACCGCGCTGGATGCCGGCCGCATCAACAAAGGAAAGTGTGAGGCCATCCTCGCCGCGAACGCCGCAGGAAAAATGCCGCTGGCGAATTCGGAACTCGGCGGCGGCGTCGGGATTCACGGCTGGGTGAGCGACTGGCCGGACGGACCGCAGAACCTGACCTGGGGTTGCCTCAGCCTGCGCGAAGCGGATCTGAAAAAGCTCTACTCCCTCGTCGCGAAGGGCACGGTGGTGATCATTTCTCCCTGA